A genomic window from Nematostella vectensis chromosome 9, jaNemVect1.1, whole genome shotgun sequence includes:
- the LOC5509933 gene encoding 2-acylglycerol O-acyltransferase 2-A has product MAVVEFAPLRIPLHRRLETAAVALYYYSFFFGALLGFLIIIGLLYTSLYPIALLYLAWAYLFDYGTPSHGGRRSKFMRGLRVWKYFRDYFPIQLVKTTELDPSKHYVFGYHPHGILCAGAFCNFATEATNFSEVFPGITPHLLPLMALFKPPLFRDYIMSSGMCDVTHDSCEYILQNKGPGNSIVIVVGGASEALDAHPGTNVLTLKARYGFIKLAIRNGASLVPVYAFGENDVFNQVSNPRGSMLRRIQTKIQKTVAFAPVLFYGRGIFQYTFGLLPHRKPIHVVVGSPIEVEKNENPSRDEVQRVHDLYEDKLVKLFEDNKEKYGLKKEDKLEIL; this is encoded by the exons ATGGCAGTCGTAGAGTTTGCGCCATTGCGAATCCCACTTCACCGTCGTTTGGAAACCGCCGCAGTAGCTTTATACTATTATTCCTTCTTCTTTGGTGCTCTTCTCGGTTTCCTTATCATCATCGGCTTATTGTATACGTCGCTTTATCCTATTGCCTTACTCTATCTCGCCTGGGCCTACCTATTTGATTATGGGACTCCGAGCCATGGCGGCAGGAGGTCCAAGTTTATGCGTGGCCTGCGAGTATGGAAGTATTTTCGCGATTATTTCCCAATCCAGCTGGTAAAGACAACTGAGTTGGACCCAAGTAAGCATTATGTGTTTGGCTATCATCCTCACGGAATCTTGTGTGCGGGAGCGTTTTGTAATTTTGCCACGGAAGCGACAAACTTTTCGGAGGTCTTTCCCGGGATAACACCACATCTCCTGCCTCTTATGG CCCTCTTCAAGCCACCACTCTTTAGAGACTACATTATGAGTAGCGGCATGTGTGATGTGACGCATGACAGCTGTGAGTACATATTGCAGAACAAAGGACCTGGCAACTCAATCGTCATAGTTGTTGGTGGTGCCTCAGAGGCATTAGATGCCCACCCTGGCACTAATGTGTTGACGTTAAAGGCTCGATATGGCTTCATCAAGCTTGCTATAAGAAATGG TGCTTCTCTTGTCCCAGTTTATGCATTTGGAGAAAATGATGTCTTTAACCAAGTCAGCAATCCCAGGGGATCTATGTTGAGGAGGATTCAGACAAAGATACAGAAAACAGTTGCCTTTGCACCAGTGCTGTTCTATGGCCGTGGAATATTCCAGTACACCTTTGGTTTGCTTCCTCATCGCAAGCCTATACATGTTGTCG TTGGATCACCAATAGAGGTTGAGAAAAATGAAAACCCATCTAGGGATGAAGTGCAGCGTGTCCATGACCTCTATGAGGATAAACTTGTTAAGCTCTTTGAAGATAATAAAGAGAAATATGGGCTGAAGAAAGAAGACAAGTTAGAAATATTGTAA
- the LOC5509947 gene encoding N(4)-(Beta-N-acetylglucosaminyl)-L-asparaginase: protein MAVVVGTWAFSNQAVRVIADELLKGRNSLDALEKGINDVEDDPLTGRYVVGRGGYPNSEGVVECDSAVMLGDHCQFGAVAALQGVATPFSVARLVLERSPHSMLVGSGARTFAEQNGVKIESEESLQTQESKDAYKKHQGQKLAKEGHDTLGVLVLDSKSQLLAGVSSSGKPFKSPGRVGDSPLPGSGLFADNETGAAVASGDGDFLLRFCPSYQAVQLMSQGYTPQEACEQVVRVSQTKAGTLSEPFEMAVLAIDKVGRVGAASTVEFPYTVWRQQDDTLETKISSFKL, encoded by the exons ATGGCGGTCGTTGTTGGCACATGGGCTTTCAGTAACCAAGCTGTGAGGGTCATTGCCGACGAGCTGTTGAAAGGAAGAAATAGTCTAGATGCTTTAGAGAAAGGAATAAATG ATGTTGAAGATGACCCCTTGACTGGTCGCTATGTGGTTGGGCGTGGTGGGTACCCTAACTCTGAGGGTGTGGTGGAGTGTGATTCTGCCGTTATGTTAGGGGATCATTGCCAATTTGGTGCTGTGGCTGCTTTACAAGG AGTTGCGACACCTTTTTCTGTGGCTCGTCTGGTTCTTGAGCGATCACCTCACAGCATGCTTGTTGGCAGTGGTGCACGCACTTTTGCTGAACAAAATGGAGTAAAGATAGAGAGTGAGGAGTCCTTACAAACTCAAGAAAGCAAAGATGCTTATAAG aaACACCAAGGACAAAAGCTGGCTAAAGAAGGTCATGATACATTAG GTGTCTTAGTGCTTGACAGCAAAAGCCAGCTCCTTGCAG GTGTGTCTAGTAGTGGAAAGCCATTCAAGTCACCTGGTCGTGTAGGGGATTCCCCTCTTCCTGGGTCTGGCCTGTTTGCAGATAATGAG aCTGGAGCAGCTGTAG CATCTGGAGATGGTGATTTTTTGCTTCGTTTTTGTCCAAGTTATCAAGCTGTACAGCTTATGAGCCAG GGATACACTCCACAGGAGGCTTGTGAGCAAGTGGTCAGAGTTAGTCAAACCAAGGCAGGGACGCTATCTGAACCATTtgaaatggcagttctagCGATTGATAAAGTG GGAAGGGTTGGTGCAGCATCCACAGTGGAGTTTCCATATACTGTGTGGAGGCAGCAAGATGATACTTTAGAAACTAAAATTTCTAGTTTTAAACTGTAG